The Pleomorphomonas sp. T1.2MG-36 genome has a segment encoding these proteins:
- a CDS encoding DUF2000 family protein, whose protein sequence is MFDTKIVLVVRDDLATWQKLNVTAFLTSGIVAQTPTIIGEAYRDAAGNVYNPMSIQPMVVLVADQETLRTIHKRSLERGATTSAYVEEMFATGHDAANREVFAEFSPEDAKLVGLALRAEKKLVDKITKGAKMHP, encoded by the coding sequence ATGTTCGACACCAAGATCGTCCTCGTCGTCCGCGATGACCTCGCCACCTGGCAGAAGCTCAACGTCACCGCCTTCCTGACGAGCGGCATCGTCGCGCAAACGCCAACGATTATCGGCGAAGCCTACCGGGATGCGGCGGGGAATGTCTACAACCCGATGTCCATCCAGCCGATGGTGGTGCTGGTGGCCGACCAGGAAACGCTGCGCACCATCCACAAGCGGTCGCTGGAGCGCGGGGCGACGACGTCGGCCTACGTCGAGGAGATGTTCGCCACCGGCCACGACGCCGCCAACCGCGAGGTGTTCGCCGAGTTCTCGCCGGAGGACGCCAAGCTGGTGGGGCTGGCGCTGCGGGCGGAGAAGAAGCTGGTCGACAAGATTACGAAGGGTGCCAAGATGCACCCGTGA
- a CDS encoding RES family NAD+ phosphorylase, whose amino-acid sequence MTEAARAIAGVVRRRVAWPRTYRIIRSIHPPIDLFEDIADPRDWEALAAVEEKTNPRVRGLIGDLAKVPKHRRVGGPNASYLMAPFVHCSPLRPGRFTDGSYGLYYAGDSEDVAIAETIHHHQRFMAATKEAPGWTSDFRVLVGAVDADLDDVGAVAGALDPDDYSASQALGRQLRAAGSDGVVYPSVRRAGGWCIGIFWPNVIPIPVQGAHYCYHWNGARVDFVKRYEADGANAVFEVV is encoded by the coding sequence GTGACCGAGGCGGCCAGGGCGATCGCCGGGGTCGTCAGGCGGCGGGTGGCGTGGCCGAGGACCTACCGCATCATCCGCTCCATCCATCCGCCGATCGACCTGTTCGAGGATATCGCCGATCCGCGCGACTGGGAGGCGCTGGCCGCCGTCGAGGAGAAGACCAATCCGCGCGTGCGCGGCCTGATCGGCGACCTTGCCAAGGTGCCGAAACACCGGCGCGTCGGTGGCCCCAACGCCAGCTATCTGATGGCGCCCTTCGTCCATTGCTCGCCGCTTCGCCCCGGCCGCTTCACCGACGGCAGCTATGGCCTCTACTATGCCGGCGACAGCGAGGACGTGGCGATCGCCGAGACCATCCACCACCATCAGCGCTTCATGGCGGCGACGAAGGAAGCGCCGGGCTGGACCTCGGATTTCCGCGTGCTGGTGGGGGCGGTGGATGCCGATCTCGACGACGTCGGCGCCGTTGCCGGCGCGCTCGACCCCGACGACTACAGCGCCTCGCAAGCCCTGGGGCGGCAGTTGCGCGCCGCCGGCAGCGACGGCGTGGTCTACCCGAGCGTGCGGCGGGCCGGCGGCTGGTGCATCGGCATCTTCTGGCCGAACGTGATCCCCATCCCCGTTCAGGGCGCGCATTACTGCTACCACTGGAACGGCGCGCGGGTGGATTTCGTCAAGCGCTACGAGGCGGACGGGGCGAACGCGGTGTTCGAGGTGGTCTGA
- a CDS encoding S1C family serine protease yields the protein MSVLSHRAPLVASVLLVLAGSAQAMSSDNFFIDDVYADAEKWTVGVNLARKSCVMDMEFVGNTEIQIGKDANGSSDQYYMMFANPGWTYEEGGDYAVTVKFNQVSTWNGDGVGMRLHKYRGVSLEGIKRGVIDEFASMRTLSLRIGKTNYGTFNLTTTGKGVAKLEECARAVASGNISLASIAERIAANSSAAGPAAPNDDNRFSKPPAREDSPPEANRPEANRDQDEGRVGYSTGTGFFINSDGYLLTNAHVVEGCGDAMVRRALSGPVPARIVAREKTNDLAILKIDEKPEAFGTFRGAPQIRLGDSIVVFGYPLTGLLSSTGNLSTGLISSLTGAGDDVSKLQISAPVQSGNSGGAVVDQSGRIVAIVVAKANIQARGTEEKPDIEVIQNVNFAIKAGMAQFFLDANQVNYTVEPPGEDLKTPDVAEIARKFTAQVICEVRR from the coding sequence ATGTCTGTCCTGAGTCACCGCGCCCCGCTGGTCGCATCGGTTCTGCTGGTGCTGGCCGGCTCCGCCCAGGCGATGAGCTCGGACAATTTTTTCATCGACGACGTCTATGCCGACGCGGAGAAGTGGACCGTCGGCGTCAATCTTGCCCGCAAGTCCTGCGTCATGGACATGGAGTTCGTGGGGAACACGGAGATACAGATCGGCAAGGACGCCAACGGCAGCTCCGACCAGTATTACATGATGTTCGCCAACCCCGGCTGGACCTATGAGGAAGGCGGGGATTATGCCGTCACCGTCAAGTTCAACCAGGTGAGCACCTGGAACGGCGATGGCGTCGGCATGCGGCTGCACAAGTATCGCGGTGTATCGCTCGAGGGCATCAAGAGGGGCGTCATCGACGAGTTCGCCTCGATGCGCACGCTGTCCCTTCGGATCGGCAAGACCAACTATGGCACCTTCAACCTCACCACCACCGGCAAGGGCGTGGCCAAGCTGGAGGAATGCGCCCGGGCGGTGGCCAGCGGCAACATATCGCTCGCCTCGATCGCCGAGCGGATCGCCGCCAACAGTTCCGCCGCCGGCCCGGCCGCGCCGAACGACGACAATCGCTTTTCCAAGCCGCCGGCCAGGGAAGACAGCCCGCCCGAGGCCAATCGGCCCGAGGCCAATCGCGACCAGGACGAAGGGCGCGTGGGCTACTCCACCGGCACCGGCTTCTTCATCAACAGCGACGGCTATCTCCTGACCAACGCCCATGTGGTCGAAGGCTGCGGCGACGCCATGGTGCGGCGCGCCCTGTCGGGGCCGGTGCCGGCGCGCATCGTGGCGCGCGAGAAGACCAACGATCTCGCCATTCTGAAGATCGACGAGAAGCCCGAGGCCTTCGGCACGTTCCGAGGGGCGCCGCAGATCCGGCTGGGCGATTCCATCGTGGTGTTCGGCTACCCGCTGACCGGGCTGCTGTCGAGCACCGGCAACCTTTCGACCGGGCTCATCTCCTCGCTGACAGGGGCGGGCGACGACGTCAGCAAGCTGCAGATCTCGGCGCCGGTGCAGAGCGGCAACAGCGGCGGCGCCGTGGTCGACCAGTCCGGCCGCATCGTCGCCATCGTCGTCGCCAAGGCGAACATTCAGGCGCGCGGCACCGAAGAGAAGCCCGACATCGAGGTGATCCAGAACGTCAACTTCGCCATCAAGGCGGGCATGGCGCAGTTCTTCCTCGACGCCAACCAGGTGAACTACACCGTGGAGCCGCCGGGCGAGGACCTGAAGACGCCGGATGTGGCCGAGATCGCCCGCAAGTTCACGGCGCAGGTGATCTGCGAGGTGAGACGGTAG
- a CDS encoding S1 family peptidase: MFGFGRFAWLAGQARRRPARRPVVIAAPLAALALVVSAAPPASASALRGEYYTPDQLYSLTATWLVAVNMTRKSCFVGINYANGVNLFAGLDRSRAEPRYYLMFGSTKWDYAEGESHRVSLRYYGADAWVGTGVGVRVNALHGVALEGLDKSAIDALAKASRVGLKIEGQEYGRLPLTGTTAALAVMNKCIDDVASGRIALEEVAVTPPPSDNGDAPKRDTAPPSSSGDTPKRAPEAGPAEATGTGFFVNGDGYLLTSAEVVAGCSDAVVRQGISAPAPARVLARDDRSNLALLKIDGTAEAFATFRGAPEIRLGEAIAVFGYPLTGYLSSTGNLTTGLVSSLTGLVDDDTQMQISAPVQSGAIGSAVVDQAGRVVGIVDAKANLRDNGTEEKPSVEVIQNVNFATNADMAKTFLDDNHVRYAVAPPGDDLTTPAVADIARKFTAQVSCEAKM; encoded by the coding sequence ATGTTCGGTTTCGGTCGTTTTGCGTGGCTTGCCGGGCAGGCCCGGCGAAGGCCGGCTCGTCGCCCTGTCGTTATTGCGGCACCCCTCGCGGCGTTGGCCCTGGTCGTTTCGGCCGCTCCTCCCGCTTCGGCCTCGGCCTTGCGGGGCGAGTATTACACCCCCGACCAGCTCTACTCCCTCACCGCCACCTGGCTGGTCGCCGTCAACATGACCCGCAAGTCCTGCTTCGTCGGTATCAACTACGCCAATGGCGTGAACCTCTTCGCCGGCCTCGACCGCAGCCGGGCCGAACCGCGCTACTACCTGATGTTCGGCAGCACGAAATGGGACTACGCGGAGGGGGAGAGCCATCGCGTCAGCCTCCGCTACTATGGTGCCGATGCCTGGGTCGGCACCGGCGTCGGCGTGCGCGTCAACGCCCTCCACGGCGTGGCGCTGGAAGGTCTCGACAAGTCGGCGATCGATGCGCTGGCCAAGGCCAGCCGCGTGGGCCTCAAGATCGAAGGGCAGGAGTACGGCCGGCTGCCGCTGACCGGCACGACTGCCGCGCTGGCGGTGATGAACAAGTGCATCGACGATGTCGCTTCCGGCCGCATCGCCCTCGAGGAGGTCGCCGTCACCCCGCCCCCCAGCGACAACGGCGACGCGCCGAAGCGCGACACAGCGCCCCCGAGCAGCAGCGGCGACACGCCGAAGAGAGCGCCCGAGGCGGGACCGGCCGAGGCCACTGGTACCGGTTTCTTCGTCAACGGCGACGGCTATCTCCTGACCAGCGCGGAGGTGGTGGCGGGCTGCTCCGACGCCGTGGTGCGACAGGGCATTTCGGCACCGGCGCCGGCCAGAGTTCTGGCGCGCGACGACCGCAGCAACCTCGCCCTCCTCAAGATCGACGGGACGGCCGAGGCCTTCGCAACCTTCCGTGGGGCGCCGGAAATCCGCCTCGGCGAGGCCATCGCGGTGTTCGGCTATCCGCTGACGGGCTACCTGTCGAGCACCGGCAACCTGACCACGGGCCTCGTGTCGTCGCTGACCGGGCTGGTCGACGACGACACGCAGATGCAGATCTCGGCGCCGGTGCAGAGCGGCGCCATCGGAAGCGCGGTGGTCGACCAGGCGGGCCGCGTCGTCGGCATCGTCGACGCCAAGGCGAACCTTCGGGACAACGGCACCGAGGAGAAACCCAGCGTCGAGGTGATCCAGAACGTCAACTTCGCCACCAATGCCGACATGGCCAAGACCTTCCTCGACGACAACCACGTGCGCTACGCCGTGGCGCCGCCGGGCGACGACCTGACGACGCCCGCCGTGGCGGACATCGCCCGCAAGTTCACGGCGCAGGTCAGTTGCGAGGCGAAGATGTAG
- a CDS encoding S1 family peptidase — protein sequence MAVSSLSVLCRSACLLALLTGPAAAFGEDHYTSDKVYDDDGKWTVSVNTTRKSCFMHMVYEDDTVIEVGGDHRDGELTHFFMFGNTSWSYREKRDYEVVADYDRVTWTGEGVGAKVNDYKGVAVEGVTEEAVEDFAGSSTLHLKIGKADYGNYNLAGTRRGLAKMRECIRAVEDGSISLQEIEQGGEADGKPQPKGDDQKPTARPDDGGKDEETTYSSGTAFFVNGDGYLITNAHVVEGCEDAEARRDGGVLEPATIVARDEAGDLALLKVEGGSPAFGTFRGAPPIRLGDTVVVFGYPLTDYLSKTGNLATGLVASLAGAGDDENEMQISAPVQSGNSGGAVVDQSGRIVGVVVAKSNIQNYASGDKDDIEVIQNANFAIKASVARTFLDAHDVRYAVEPPGEEMKTPDVAEIARKFSAQVMCEVKE from the coding sequence ATGGCCGTCAGTTCCCTGTCCGTCCTCTGCCGTTCCGCCTGCCTGCTCGCCCTCCTCACCGGGCCGGCCGCGGCCTTCGGGGAGGATCACTACACCAGCGACAAGGTCTACGACGACGACGGCAAGTGGACGGTGTCGGTCAACACGACCCGCAAGTCCTGCTTCATGCACATGGTCTACGAGGACGACACCGTCATCGAGGTGGGCGGCGACCATCGTGACGGCGAGCTCACGCATTTCTTCATGTTCGGCAACACGTCCTGGTCCTACCGGGAAAAGCGCGACTACGAGGTCGTCGCCGACTACGACCGCGTCACCTGGACGGGCGAGGGCGTCGGCGCCAAGGTCAACGACTACAAGGGCGTCGCCGTCGAGGGGGTGACGGAGGAGGCCGTCGAGGATTTCGCCGGCTCCAGCACGCTTCACCTCAAGATCGGCAAGGCCGATTACGGCAACTACAATCTCGCCGGCACCCGCCGGGGGCTCGCCAAGATGCGCGAGTGCATCCGGGCGGTGGAAGACGGCAGCATCTCGCTTCAGGAGATCGAACAGGGCGGTGAGGCCGATGGCAAGCCGCAGCCGAAGGGCGACGATCAAAAGCCGACCGCCCGCCCCGACGACGGCGGCAAGGACGAGGAGACGACCTACTCCTCCGGCACTGCCTTCTTCGTCAACGGCGACGGCTATCTCATCACCAACGCCCATGTCGTGGAGGGCTGCGAGGACGCGGAGGCGCGGCGCGACGGCGGCGTGCTCGAACCGGCGACCATCGTCGCGCGGGACGAGGCGGGCGACCTCGCCCTCCTGAAGGTCGAGGGCGGCAGCCCGGCCTTCGGCACCTTCCGCGGCGCGCCGCCGATCCGCCTGGGCGACACCGTGGTGGTGTTCGGCTACCCCTTGACCGACTACCTGTCGAAGACCGGCAACCTTGCCACCGGGCTGGTGGCGTCGCTGGCCGGGGCCGGCGACGACGAGAACGAGATGCAGATCTCGGCGCCGGTGCAGAGCGGCAACAGCGGCGGCGCGGTGGTCGATCAGTCGGGCCGCATCGTCGGCGTCGTCGTCGCCAAGTCCAACATCCAGAACTACGCCTCCGGCGACAAGGACGACATCGAGGTGATCCAGAACGCCAACTTCGCCATCAAGGCCAGCGTGGCGCGGACCTTCCTCGACGCGCACGACGTCCGCTACGCCGTGGAGCCGCCGGGCGAGGAGATGAAGACGCCCGACGTGGCCGAGATCGCCCGCAAGTTCAGCGCCCAGGTGATGTGCGAGGTGAAGGAGTAG
- a CDS encoding AraC family transcriptional regulator yields MRGVERADEIMPGTAAGLERSCGRFSDRLRVSIDDGGVERLEARFHGNGFSPHRHDTYALGLTLHGVQTFRYRGTLRFSRPGNVIVLHPDEVHDGAAGDEAGLIYRMIYLPPEMIAATGASPGTLPFVADPVVRDAGLWQALADILADLDGEPGDLQMDDVLMRLAAGLVRQAGMRPARASATAEAAVRRARDYLEAHALETVRSETLEAVTGLDRYELARQFRRLTGTSPHRFLVMRRLDRAKRLIAQGTRLADAALDAGFADQAHFTRHFRNAFGMTPGRWLAMQTAA; encoded by the coding sequence ATGCGAGGGGTCGAAAGAGCCGACGAGATAATGCCCGGCACCGCCGCCGGTCTTGAACGTTCGTGCGGCCGCTTCAGCGATCGTCTGCGGGTCTCCATCGACGATGGCGGCGTCGAACGGCTGGAGGCGCGCTTTCACGGCAACGGCTTTTCGCCGCATCGCCACGACACCTATGCCTTGGGACTGACGCTCCACGGCGTGCAGACTTTCCGCTATCGCGGCACCCTTCGCTTCAGCCGCCCCGGCAACGTCATCGTGCTGCATCCCGACGAGGTGCACGACGGCGCGGCCGGCGACGAGGCCGGCCTCATCTACCGCATGATCTACCTGCCGCCGGAGATGATCGCCGCCACCGGCGCCTCGCCCGGCACCCTGCCCTTCGTCGCCGATCCCGTGGTGCGCGACGCCGGCCTTTGGCAGGCACTGGCCGACATCCTTGCCGACTTGGATGGAGAGCCCGGCGATCTTCAGATGGACGACGTGCTGATGCGGCTCGCCGCTGGCCTCGTCCGGCAGGCCGGCATGCGGCCGGCGAGAGCGTCCGCCACCGCCGAGGCGGCCGTCCGCCGCGCCCGCGACTATCTCGAAGCCCACGCCCTGGAGACCGTCCGCTCGGAAACGCTGGAGGCAGTCACCGGCCTCGACCGCTACGAGCTGGCCCGCCAGTTTCGCCGCCTCACCGGCACCAGCCCGCACCGCTTTCTCGTCATGCGCCGGCTCGACCGCGCCAAGCGGCTGATCGCTCAGGGAACCCGCCTCGCCGACGCGGCGCTGGACGCCGGCTTTGCCGATCAGGCCCACTTCACCCGCCATTTTCGCAATGCCTTCGGCATGACGCCCGGCCGCTGGCTGGCCATGCAGACGGCGGCGTGA
- a CDS encoding MbcA/ParS/Xre antitoxin family protein, translating to MMLQPIEATLIERTEGAAITDEEAAALARATVNLFKAWKLSDAEATTLLGGLSTRTWARWKDGNIGRIDRDLRMRMAHLMGIHKGLRYLFKEPARGYEWVKKPNDTFDGKSALDLMLRGELSDLQDMRAYLDAERGAW from the coding sequence ATGATGCTGCAACCCATCGAAGCCACATTGATCGAGCGGACCGAGGGTGCCGCCATCACCGACGAGGAAGCGGCGGCGTTGGCGCGGGCGACGGTCAATCTCTTCAAGGCGTGGAAGCTCAGCGATGCCGAGGCGACGACGCTTTTGGGCGGGTTGTCGACGCGCACTTGGGCGCGCTGGAAGGACGGCAATATCGGGCGGATCGACCGCGACCTCCGCATGCGGATGGCGCACCTGATGGGCATCCACAAAGGGCTGCGCTACCTCTTCAAGGAGCCGGCGCGCGGCTATGAATGGGTGAAGAAGCCCAACGACACCTTCGACGGCAAGTCGGCGCTCGACCTGATGCTGCGCGGCGAGCTGTCCGACCTTCAGGACATGCGCGCCTATCTCGACGCCGAACGGGGCGCGTGGTGA
- a CDS encoding DUF3563 domain-containing protein — MLNALKRTAQLLRAPSQAERDMDYLNQAADRYDLEARERYLDSRAFQRTIGL, encoded by the coding sequence ATGCTCAACGCTCTCAAGCGTACCGCCCAGCTCCTCCGCGCGCCCAGCCAGGCCGAGCGCGACATGGACTACCTCAACCAGGCCGCCGACCGCTACGACCTCGAGGCCCGCGAACGCTACCTCGACAGCCGCGCCTTCCAGCGGACCATCGGCCTCTGA
- a CDS encoding GGDEF domain-containing protein, translating to MRIRLIVVIVISLCLAPFLVQQILIAHRERAESLAEMERSLRTSLERVQDMLLETQADVENIASSISISNSFQNTSPEQCSKRLSSLKDLYTSIEHLTILTPQAIVYCSSIAGVGGILVKNTGKMFKSVHNNDTYWGEPQVSPISRTLVIPSATVIRNDLHVDYLVLASLKAETVLNKALNLFDVTLTEAAIISAEGGIAVSKLIAPGQSVMEDDFLRRSASGFLGVRQEVLGGEPYYVAMLKLPMNGSRFLFLSSLKATNDRAWNQLKGVVLTSVTETVMLDAIIMFLAEFFFIRNLRRIGALAGEISAGKPGQRISVRSPIADFNRLTSALNLMVDTLEDTSRQDALTGIANRRALDSHLGECDQRLAEGKGPMAVAMIDIDNFKLFNDRYGHAAGDRTLQSVVQTLRRFGKRQGEMAARYGGEEFTLVISESDPDLFRAHLEAFRRSIEDLNIPHPDSPHGRVTVSIGYAMAQPGTTMQQAIERADEALYRSKDSGRNRTSGELHFGQYAI from the coding sequence GTGCGCATTCGACTTATCGTGGTGATCGTCATCTCCCTTTGCCTTGCGCCCTTCCTGGTGCAGCAGATCCTCATCGCCCACAGGGAAAGGGCGGAGTCTCTCGCGGAGATGGAGCGCAGCCTGCGCACATCGCTGGAGCGCGTCCAGGACATGCTGCTGGAAACCCAGGCCGACGTGGAGAACATCGCCTCCAGCATATCCATCAGCAACTCGTTCCAGAACACGTCTCCGGAGCAATGCTCCAAGCGGCTGTCCAGCCTGAAGGACCTCTATACCAGCATCGAACATCTGACCATCTTGACGCCCCAGGCGATCGTCTACTGCTCGTCCATCGCCGGAGTTGGCGGGATTTTGGTGAAGAACACCGGCAAGATGTTCAAGAGCGTGCACAACAACGACACCTACTGGGGCGAGCCGCAGGTCAGCCCGATCTCCCGAACGCTGGTCATTCCATCGGCGACGGTCATTCGCAACGACCTCCACGTCGACTACTTGGTCCTCGCCTCGCTGAAGGCGGAAACCGTTCTCAACAAGGCGCTGAACCTGTTCGACGTGACGCTGACGGAGGCGGCAATCATCAGCGCGGAGGGCGGCATCGCCGTCTCCAAGCTCATCGCGCCCGGGCAATCGGTGATGGAGGACGATTTCCTTCGGAGAAGCGCCAGTGGCTTTCTCGGTGTCCGGCAGGAAGTCCTGGGGGGCGAGCCCTATTACGTTGCCATGCTGAAGCTGCCGATGAACGGCTCAAGATTCCTGTTTCTGTCCTCGCTCAAGGCGACCAACGATCGCGCCTGGAACCAACTGAAGGGGGTGGTTCTGACGTCGGTCACCGAGACGGTGATGCTCGACGCCATCATCATGTTCCTGGCCGAGTTCTTCTTCATCCGCAACCTGCGCCGCATCGGCGCTCTGGCCGGCGAGATCAGCGCCGGCAAGCCGGGGCAGCGGATCTCCGTCCGCTCGCCCATCGCCGACTTCAACCGGCTGACGTCGGCGCTCAACCTGATGGTCGACACGCTGGAGGACACCAGCCGGCAGGACGCACTGACCGGCATCGCCAACCGCAGGGCGCTCGACAGCCATCTCGGCGAGTGCGACCAGCGCCTCGCCGAGGGCAAGGGGCCGATGGCGGTGGCAATGATCGACATCGACAATTTCAAGCTGTTCAACGACCGGTATGGCCACGCGGCGGGCGACAGGACGCTGCAAAGCGTCGTCCAGACCTTGCGGCGGTTCGGCAAGCGGCAGGGCGAGATGGCCGCGCGCTACGGCGGCGAGGAGTTCACGCTCGTCATCAGCGAGAGCGATCCGGACCTGTTCCGGGCGCATCTCGAAGCCTTCCGGCGGTCGATCGAGGACCTGAACATTCCGCACCCGGATTCGCCGCATGGCCGCGTCACGGTGAGCATCGGCTATGCCATGGCCCAACCGGGAACCACCATGCAGCAGGCCATCGAGCGCGCCGACGAGGCGCTCTATCGCTCCAAGGACAGCGGACGAAACCGCACCAGCGGCGAGCTGCACTTCGGGCAGTACGCGATCTGA
- a CDS encoding nuclear transport factor 2 family protein — MDTKIRLLEQLYDRFNARDIDGVLASLTDDVAWANGMEGGHVHGPEAIRAYWTHQWSVIDPRVEPVGFHRRDGDTIRVDVRQIVHDLKGTLLADAVVGHVFRFRGGKVARFDIEDA, encoded by the coding sequence ATGGATACCAAGATCAGGCTTCTGGAACAGCTTTACGACCGCTTCAACGCCCGCGACATCGACGGCGTGCTGGCCTCGCTGACCGACGACGTCGCCTGGGCCAACGGCATGGAGGGCGGCCACGTCCACGGCCCGGAGGCCATCCGCGCCTATTGGACGCACCAGTGGTCGGTGATCGATCCGCGCGTCGAGCCCGTCGGCTTTCATCGGCGGGATGGCGACACCATCCGGGTCGACGTTCGCCAGATCGTCCACGACCTCAAGGGCACGCTGTTGGCCGATGCCGTGGTCGGCCACGTCTTCCGCTTCCGGGGCGGCAAGGTCGCCCGCTTCGACATCGAGGACGCCTGA
- a CDS encoding S1 family peptidase → MFGFGRFAWLAGSRGADCGTSDQTRLVVKPSSLSGCGMAVSLMSVLSRNAWLVLFLALSSGSASAMASEFYDSDITYYDDDNWTVAVNLARKSCFMSNVYEHRFRVLLGTDRSGGEASYDFLFIDTSWTYEAGKTYEVITKFGEHPAWTSDGIGLTGNYSGGIAVEQVKAEAVEEFVAAPSFTLEIDGHDYGSFSLSTARTAFAKMGECSQSIEDVNPSLETIVERYRAEVPWRSPPTPPVVSSPDPTPKEDEGRRGDGLPGGAEDGSSFGNGKETIPASTALGEDYYASDKIYAKEGNWWVWVTRARKSCSMAATFDGSAEITVGGDRNGGKLAYFFLFSKASWGYEQGKDYEVTVEYDGHSTWAGDGVGVAFPEQNGVALEGVHAEAVDEFAAAKTLGLKIGSREHGVFDLSGSRAGIAKLRECIAAVDGGRISLAEIGGGEKADTPSPSVPAPTPKENETRPDTAPFGRDEGGPVPGKGKEPVVVSGSGFFVDEAGYLLTNAHVVEGCGNARLRFEGRTEPALIVARERDHDLALLKMRGRSPAFATFRGGPPIRLGESVVVFGYPLSGYLSRSGNLSTGLVASLAGVEDNEAEMQISAPVQSGNSGGPVVDQSGHVVGVVVAKSNTKTIADDYVEVIQNANFAIKADVAKAFLDHMGVAYETEPPGEELKTPDVADIARAFSAQVICEVQE, encoded by the coding sequence ATGTTCGGTTTCGGGCGTTTTGCGTGGCTTGCCGGCAGCCGAGGGGCGGACTGCGGGACTTCCGATCAGACGCGGCTGGTGGTGAAGCCCAGCTCTCTCAGCGGGTGCGGTATGGCGGTGTCCTTGATGTCTGTCCTGAGCCGCAATGCCTGGCTCGTCCTGTTCCTAGCCTTGTCGTCCGGCTCGGCCTCGGCCATGGCGTCGGAGTTCTACGATAGCGACATAACCTATTATGACGACGACAACTGGACTGTCGCGGTCAATCTGGCGCGCAAGTCGTGCTTCATGTCCAATGTGTATGAGCACAGGTTTAGGGTTCTGCTTGGAACGGATCGCAGCGGTGGCGAGGCGTCCTACGATTTCCTGTTTATCGACACGTCATGGACGTATGAGGCGGGCAAGACGTATGAGGTGATCACCAAGTTTGGCGAGCATCCTGCTTGGACGAGTGACGGCATTGGCCTGACTGGCAATTATTCGGGTGGGATAGCCGTTGAGCAGGTCAAGGCGGAAGCGGTGGAGGAGTTTGTTGCCGCGCCATCTTTCACTTTGGAGATCGACGGCCACGACTATGGCAGCTTCAGCCTGAGTACCGCCCGGACTGCGTTCGCCAAGATGGGCGAGTGCAGCCAATCCATTGAGGACGTCAACCCTTCGCTGGAGACGATTGTCGAGCGGTACAGGGCAGAGGTCCCCTGGCGGTCGCCGCCGACACCACCCGTCGTTTCCTCGCCCGATCCGACGCCGAAGGAGGACGAAGGCAGGCGCGGTGATGGGCTGCCCGGCGGTGCCGAGGATGGCTCGTCCTTTGGAAACGGCAAGGAAACCATCCCGGCATCCACCGCGCTCGGCGAAGACTATTACGCCAGTGACAAGATATACGCCAAGGAAGGCAACTGGTGGGTTTGGGTCACGCGAGCCCGAAAATCCTGTTCCATGGCTGCCACCTTTGACGGTTCCGCCGAAATCACGGTCGGTGGCGACCGTAATGGTGGCAAGTTGGCTTACTTCTTCTTGTTCTCCAAGGCGTCATGGGGGTACGAGCAGGGGAAAGACTATGAGGTGACCGTCGAATACGATGGACACAGCACGTGGGCTGGCGATGGGGTCGGTGTGGCGTTCCCCGAGCAGAATGGTGTTGCTCTCGAGGGCGTCCATGCGGAGGCCGTCGATGAGTTTGCCGCGGCGAAGACCCTCGGCCTGAAGATCGGCAGTCGCGAACACGGCGTGTTCGACCTCAGCGGCAGCCGGGCGGGCATTGCCAAGTTGCGCGAATGCATCGCTGCGGTGGATGGCGGCCGCATTTCACTGGCGGAGATCGGCGGAGGAGAGAAGGCGGACACTCCCTCTCCTTCGGTGCCGGCTCCCACACCGAAAGAGAACGAAACCCGGCCCGATACTGCGCCGTTCGGCAGGGACGAGGGCGGGCCGGTGCCCGGCAAGGGCAAGGAGCCCGTCGTGGTGAGCGGTTCCGGCTTTTTCGTCGACGAGGCCGGCTACCTCCTGACCAATGCCCATGTGGTCGAGGGCTGCGGCAACGCCAGACTGCGGTTTGAAGGGCGCACCGAGCCAGCCCTTATCGTCGCGCGGGAGAGAGACCATGACCTCGCCCTTCTGAAGATGCGCGGGCGAAGCCCCGCCTTCGCCACGTTCCGTGGCGGGCCGCCGATCCGCCTGGGCGAATCCGTGGTGGTGTTCGGCTACCCCCTGTCGGGCTATCTGTCGAGGAGCGGCAACCTCTCGACCGGGCTCGTGGCCTCGCTGGCCGGTGTCGAGGACAACGAGGCGGAGATGCAGATCTCGGCGCCCGTTCAGAGCGGCAACAGCGGTGGGCCGGTGGTCGACCAGTCGGGCCATGTCGTCGGCGTCGTCGTCGCCAAGTCGAACACGAAGACCATCGCCGACGACTATGTCGAGGTGATCCAGAACGCCAACTTCGCCATCAAGGCCGACGTGGCCAAGGCCTTCCTCGACCACATGGGCGTCGCTTACGAGACGGAGCCGCCGGGCGAGGAGCTGAAAACGCCCGACGTGGCGGATATCGCCCGCGCCTTCAGCGCCCAGGTGATCTGCGAGGTGCAGGAGTAG